A window of Candidatus Dadabacteria bacterium contains these coding sequences:
- a CDS encoding YicC family protein, which yields MKSMTGFAESSVSTEIGKILVDIRSENHRFLDVKASVPESFSQMETVIEDRMKNSIQRGKLRLRLSVQANRKERQRLSEKVLRENHSSLKKINSALGLKTEIGIEHLLMMENSFETHIGPEISRETEARIREAVAKALAKFNRSREAEGQKLEKAILGRLEIIRKTVDSVKKKRKEFVKKSEKKTKEKIEKIFSSRHKNDPIISQEAAAIVTEKSEIDEEIVRLEAHISKFRKTARKKGPVGKELDFLVQEMNREAGTISAKCKDAGISHLTINVRLELEKIREQIQNIE from the coding sequence ATGAAGAGCATGACTGGTTTCGCGGAATCGTCGGTAAGCACCGAGATCGGGAAGATCCTAGTGGACATACGATCGGAGAATCACAGGTTCCTTGACGTCAAGGCCAGCGTTCCCGAATCTTTTTCACAGATGGAAACCGTCATTGAGGACAGGATGAAGAACTCGATTCAGAGAGGGAAACTCCGCCTCAGGCTCTCCGTGCAGGCAAACCGAAAGGAAAGGCAGCGTCTGTCCGAAAAAGTGCTCCGGGAAAATCACAGTTCTCTTAAAAAAATCAACTCCGCCCTGGGACTCAAAACGGAGATAGGAATCGAGCACCTGCTCATGATGGAGAATTCCTTTGAGACCCACATCGGACCCGAGATCTCAAGAGAGACGGAAGCCAGAATCAGGGAAGCAGTAGCAAAAGCCCTCGCAAAGTTCAACCGGAGCCGGGAAGCCGAGGGGCAGAAGCTTGAGAAAGCGATACTCGGGCGCTTGGAAATCATAAGAAAAACTGTTGACAGCGTAAAGAAAAAACGAAAGGAATTCGTAAAGAAATCCGAGAAGAAAACGAAAGAGAAGATCGAGAAAATCTTCTCCTCAAGGCACAAGAACGATCCTATCATCTCTCAGGAGGCCGCGGCCATAGTGACGGAGAAAAGCGAGATTGACGAGGAAATCGTGAGGCTTGAGGCTCATATCTCCAAGTTCAGGAAAACCGCCAGGAAAAAAGGGCCCGTGGGGAAGGAGCTTGATTTCCTGGTTCAGGAAATGAACAGGGAAGCGGGAACAATATCTGCAAAATGCAAGGACGCGGGAATCTCGCACCTTACAATAAACGTACGTCTTGAACTCGAGAAAATACGGGAACAGATTCAGAACATAGAGTAA
- the tgt gene encoding tRNA guanosine(34) transglycosylase Tgt translates to MHMYRFRLIEKERGGSARLGEIRTSAETVETPAFMPVATQGAGKAISPLDLRRLGFRVLIANAYHLYLRPGTDIISSLGGLHRYMSWDGAIVTDSGGYQVLSLAKSRKITEDGVSFRSHIDGSEHFFSPQVSIAVQEDLGSDVMMCFDECPAHDSPYEYVEKSVSLTTRWAKLCKEARRDPSRALFGIVQGGVHEDLRERSAGELVDIGFDGYSIGGLGVGESSGATFEITELCAGLLPEDSLRYLMGIGTPSDIVRAVALGVDLFDCVIPTRNARNGTLFTSRGKVVIKNSRYAYDRSALDENCGCYTCGNFSRSYLRHIFMAGEILSLQLLTLHNLYYYSELMRKIRESIKTGTFRHLHSELIDAEEE, encoded by the coding sequence ATCCACATGTACAGGTTCAGGCTTATTGAAAAGGAGAGGGGCGGTTCCGCCAGGCTCGGGGAAATCCGCACCTCCGCTGAAACGGTCGAGACTCCGGCCTTCATGCCCGTGGCGACCCAGGGAGCGGGCAAGGCCATCTCGCCGCTTGATCTTCGCCGCCTCGGTTTTCGGGTTCTTATCGCAAACGCCTACCATCTCTACCTGAGGCCCGGCACGGACATAATAAGTTCTCTCGGAGGACTTCACCGTTACATGTCCTGGGACGGCGCGATCGTCACCGACAGCGGCGGCTATCAGGTCCTGAGCCTCGCGAAAAGCAGAAAGATCACAGAAGACGGAGTTTCCTTCCGCTCTCACATAGACGGAAGCGAGCACTTTTTCTCGCCGCAGGTCTCAATAGCCGTTCAGGAAGACCTGGGCTCTGACGTGATGATGTGTTTTGACGAGTGTCCGGCCCATGATTCCCCGTACGAGTATGTGGAGAAATCGGTCTCTCTCACGACGCGCTGGGCGAAGCTCTGCAAGGAGGCTAGGCGGGACCCCTCAAGGGCCCTTTTCGGTATCGTCCAAGGAGGAGTGCACGAGGACCTTAGGGAGCGCTCTGCGGGAGAGCTTGTGGATATAGGGTTTGACGGTTACTCGATAGGCGGGCTCGGGGTCGGCGAGTCAAGCGGGGCGACTTTTGAGATTACCGAACTCTGCGCCGGGCTCCTGCCCGAAGACAGTCTCCGCTACCTCATGGGCATCGGAACCCCGAGTGACATAGTGAGGGCCGTGGCTCTCGGGGTTGATCTTTTCGACTGCGTCATCCCGACCCGGAACGCCCGCAACGGAACTCTCTTTACAAGCCGGGGAAAAGTGGTTATAAAAAACTCCCGTTACGCGTACGACCGCTCCGCGCTTGATGAGAATTGCGGCTGTTACACGTGCGGAAATTTCTCAAGGTCGTATCTGAGGCATATATTCATGGCGGGGGAGATTCTCTCCCTTCAGCTTTTGACCCTTCATAACCTCTATTATTACTCCGAGTTGATGAGAAAAATAAGAGAATCGATAAAAA
- the sucD gene encoding succinate--CoA ligase subunit alpha, producing MSILVNKDSKVLVQGITGSAGLFHATQCREYGTNVVGGVTPGKGGSTVEGFPVFDTMAEAVRETGANVSLVFVPAAFAMDSMLEALDSGVELVICITEGIPTLDVVRVKEYMRGSDARLVGPNCPGVMTPGEAKVGIMPGYIHKPGRVGIISRSGTLTYEAVWQLTNLDIGQSTCIGIGGDPVIGTTFIDALSLFENDPDTDAVVMIGEIGGSDEEEAAEYISESFSKPIAAFIAGATAPKGKRMGHAGAIISGSSGSAEDKFRALERAGVTTCKSPAEMGEALQSAISQSSQA from the coding sequence ATAAGCATTCTCGTAAATAAAGACTCAAAAGTCCTCGTGCAGGGAATAACGGGAAGCGCCGGGCTTTTCCACGCGACCCAGTGCCGGGAGTACGGAACCAACGTCGTTGGCGGCGTAACGCCCGGAAAAGGCGGAAGCACCGTCGAAGGGTTCCCTGTTTTCGACACAATGGCCGAAGCTGTGCGGGAGACCGGAGCGAACGTGTCCCTTGTGTTCGTTCCAGCGGCGTTTGCGATGGATTCGATGCTAGAGGCCCTCGATTCCGGCGTTGAGCTCGTAATCTGCATAACCGAGGGAATACCCACCCTGGATGTTGTAAGGGTAAAGGAGTACATGAGGGGTTCCGATGCGAGGCTCGTGGGGCCAAACTGCCCGGGCGTCATGACACCCGGAGAGGCCAAGGTGGGAATAATGCCTGGATACATCCATAAACCCGGAAGAGTGGGGATAATCTCAAGGAGCGGAACTCTGACCTACGAGGCCGTCTGGCAGCTTACCAACCTCGACATAGGACAATCAACCTGCATAGGCATAGGCGGGGATCCGGTGATCGGAACCACGTTTATTGACGCGCTCTCCCTCTTTGAGAACGACCCGGACACAGACGCGGTGGTAATGATAGGGGAAATCGGCGGGTCAGACGAAGAAGAGGCCGCTGAGTACATAAGCGAGAGCTTCTCAAAACCCATAGCCGCTTTCATCGCGGGAGCCACGGCGCCCAAGGGGAAAAGGATGGGTCACGCGGGAGCCATAATTTCCGGGAGCTCGGGAAGCGCCGAAGACAAGTTCCGGGCGCTTGAGCGTGCCGGAGTCACCACCTGCAAAAGCCCGGCGGAGATGGGAGAAGCCCTTCAGAGCGCGATATCGCAAAGTTCCCAGGCTTAG
- a CDS encoding 4-hydroxy-tetrahydrodipicolinate reductase produces MIKVAVAGVCGRMGMSLASLAAADGDIELVGATEVSGHPSIGRGLGDFVEGAEPGVSVSDGIEVAAGAADVIIDFTAPEVTLAHAEYSVRNGKSMVIGTTGFTPEQRERLLRLLEQIPCVFAPNMSVGVNVLFEISRQVASHLGDGYDAEIFETHHRGKADSPSGTAIALAEAVASGVGSELEDVARYERHGRIGAREKGEIGIQTLRGGDVVGDHTVMFLGDGERVELTHKATSRDNFSAGALRAAKWIPGKSPGVYTMRDVLGF; encoded by the coding sequence ATGATAAAAGTTGCGGTAGCAGGGGTGTGCGGGCGCATGGGAATGAGCCTGGCCTCGCTTGCGGCGGCGGACGGGGATATTGAGCTTGTGGGAGCCACGGAGGTGTCGGGACACCCCTCGATCGGTCGCGGGCTCGGGGATTTTGTCGAGGGTGCGGAGCCTGGAGTGAGCGTGAGTGACGGCATTGAGGTTGCCGCCGGGGCCGCGGACGTGATAATCGACTTCACCGCTCCAGAAGTGACCCTTGCGCACGCCGAATATTCGGTCCGGAACGGAAAGTCGATGGTTATAGGAACAACGGGCTTTACCCCGGAGCAGAGAGAAAGGCTCCTGCGGTTGCTTGAGCAGATACCCTGCGTTTTCGCTCCTAACATGAGCGTTGGCGTCAACGTTCTTTTCGAGATATCAAGACAGGTGGCGTCTCATCTTGGAGACGGGTATGACGCCGAGATTTTCGAGACTCATCACAGGGGCAAGGCCGATTCTCCGAGCGGAACGGCAATCGCTCTTGCCGAAGCGGTTGCCTCTGGTGTGGGCTCTGAGCTTGAGGACGTGGCGAGATATGAAAGGCACGGACGTATAGGGGCGAGAGAAAAGGGAGAGATAGGCATCCAGACGCTTCGAGGAGGAGACGTGGTGGGGGATCACACCGTCATGTTCCTCGGTGACGGAGAGAGGGTGGAGCTTACCCACAAGGCCACCAGCAGGGATAATTTTTCTGCGGGCGCGCTTCGCGCGGCGAAATGGATCCCGGGAAAATCCCCGGGGGTCTACACGATGAGGGACGTGCTCGGATTCTGA